The SAR324 cluster bacterium genomic sequence TACCGTGGAGAATCGATGCAACGCCTTTTCGACGAGGCTTGGACACGCATCTCCGCCGCTTAAATCTTCCCAAAGGCCCGGATAAAGCTGGGCCTACCTTTCAAACTAATTCTTCTACATTTCAGTGGATTACTGGCGGAAATCACCCAAGGTTTTCTGGTCCTTTGGGATACCCCCCACAATCTGGCTTTTTGCCTTCTTCCTTGCGCCACTTTTTCTGGTATGGGGGCTCAGCTTTGGTGAGAAACAAGGCATCATTGAGGTGGCCATCACAGGCACGCTCGAAAACTATTCAAGGGCAGTTCAGCCGCTTTACTTACAGATATTTCTCAAATCTTTCTGGTATGCAGGCCTAACTACTTTCTTCTGCTTGGTGATTTCTTTTCCAATTGCCCTGGCAATCACATTTGCTCCAGAGCGGTGGAAGCCAATTTTACTGCTTCTTGTGATCCTTCCCTTTTGGACCAACCTACTGATCCGAACATACGCATTGATTGCAGTTCTAAGAACTAACGGCTACCTAAATGATTTGTTAGAACTTATTTGGCTATCTGCTGATAGTGGGCTAAGGATACTTGGATTGGGAGATTGGAATCTCTTTGGTGAGAAATTCAATCGTTTTGAATTACTTTACAACAACTTCGCTGTTGTCTATGGGCTGGTCTATGTTCACCTTCCATTCATGGTTTTACCACTTTACGCAGCTTTAGACCGGATGGATAGAAGTTACATTGAGGCGAGCCTTGACTTGGGTGCCGGGCAATGGCGGACCTTTTGTTCCGTAATTGTTCCACTGGCATTCCCTGGAATCATCTCTGGAGTGATTATTACCTTCATTCCCGCTTTAGGTTCATACCTTACTCCGGACCTATTGGGAGGCACAGACAGTCAAATGATAGCAAATGTGATCGAGCGACAGTTCAAATCCGCCAACGATTGGCCTTTTGGTGCTGCGCTCTCCTTCTTGCTAATGTATCTAACATTCTTCGCACTAGCTGTGAGAGCTCTTTTAACACGTCACAATGAAAAAGGGCTGAGGTGAGTGTTCATTCAACCAACCCAATTAGACCGCTGGATTATACTCGACGCACATGGATGAGGCTAGTTTTACTTGGAACCTTCATTTTTCTGTATGCTCCGATAGTCACACTTGTTGCCTTTAGCTTCAACGATAGCCGTCGCAACATTGTTTGGCGAGGATTCACTTTCAAGTACTACGAAAAGGCTTGGAACAACTCCTCCTTAGTAGAATCGTTTGCCAACTCACTGACAATTGCCTTCCTGAGTACCCTAATCAGCGTGGTGCTAGGAACGATGACTGCCATATTGCTCTGGCGCTTCCGTTTTCCAGGAAAAGCGGGTTATGAAGGAGCCATGTCCTTGCCGATTGTAATCCCCGAAATTTGTATGGGCGTCGCCATGATGGCTTTCTTTTCTCGCATTGGCTGGCCGTCCGGTCTTCCATGGCCTCTCAATTTGGGTGCAATCACCATTGCTCACATCTCCTTCAGTTTTCCATTTGTGACCGTGGTGGTTCGAGCTAGGTTAGCAAGCTTCAATCGTGAATTAGAAGAGGCTGCGAAGGACCTAGGAGCTGGAGAGTGGCATGCGTTCAAAGACATCCTCATCCCTCATATGCGTCCAGGTCTGATTGCTGGAGCCCTATTGGCATTTACGCTCTCACTTGATGATTTTGTCATCACCTTCTTTACCTCTGGTCCTGACACCATTACCTTCCCAATCAAGATCTACTCGATGATCCGCTTCTCTGTAACACCTGAAGTTAATGCTGCCTCAGCGGTCTTGATTGCCATCACCCTCGTAATGACTACCTTTGCATTGTGGTTTCAAAGCCGCAGCAGGGGTCAATCTGGGGGTGCAGCTCATGGCTGATCGGCCCGTCATCCTACAGATCAAGCAAGTCGTTAAGAGCTTCGGCAATGTCCATGCTGTCAACGGGGTGAACCTAAATATTCATGAAGGAGAGTTTTTTGCCCTACTGGGACCATCAGGTTGTGGAAAGACGACACTTTTACGAATGCTGGCAGGCTTCGAATTTCCATCTGAAGGAAGTATCAAGATTGATGGGAAAGAGACCAGAGACATTCCCCCGAACCAGCGTCCAGTCAATATGGTATTTCAGTCCTACGCTGTGTTTCCACACATGAATGTCTTTGACAATGTGGCTTATGGATTGAAAGTAGCTAAAACACCGCATGAGGAAGTTAAGGAGCGAGTGCAGGACGCCTTGGCATTAGTGAAATTGGATGGCTATGACTTACGCAAACCCGATCAGTTGTCAGGCGGGCAGCGTCAACGTGTTGCATTAGCCCGTGCGCTAGTAAAGCGGCCCAGAGTTCTTCTATTGGATGAACCTCTCTCTGCACTTGACGCAAAGCTGAGAGAAGCAATGCAACTGGAGTTGGTGAAGTTGCAGAAAGCTGTAGGCATCACATTTGT encodes the following:
- a CDS encoding ABC transporter ATP-binding protein, with translation MADRPVILQIKQVVKSFGNVHAVNGVNLNIHEGEFFALLGPSGCGKTTLLRMLAGFEFPSEGSIKIDGKETRDIPPNQRPVNMVFQSYAVFPHMNVFDNVAYGLKVAKTPHEEVKERVQDALALVKLDGYDLRKPDQLSGGQRQRVALARALVKRPRVLLLDEPLSALDAKLREAMQLELVKLQKAVGITFVIVTHDQEEALSMADRIAVMENGMVRQVAPPGELYESPNCRFVADFIGRMNLFSGIVEGHEDWGGLIVKTELLGKLTIPHFERVSGKLHLAVRPEKLRISSEILPSSHFSFPGEVDAIVYHGSESHIYLKTDAGPFLCATLTNRSRSSIRPKKGEGLWIGWAPEDTLVISE
- a CDS encoding ABC transporter permease, with product MDYWRKSPKVFWSFGIPPTIWLFAFFLAPLFLVWGLSFGEKQGIIEVAITGTLENYSRAVQPLYLQIFLKSFWYAGLTTFFCLVISFPIALAITFAPERWKPILLLLVILPFWTNLLIRTYALIAVLRTNGYLNDLLELIWLSADSGLRILGLGDWNLFGEKFNRFELLYNNFAVVYGLVYVHLPFMVLPLYAALDRMDRSYIEASLDLGAGQWRTFCSVIVPLAFPGIISGVIITFIPALGSYLTPDLLGGTDSQMIANVIERQFKSANDWPFGAALSFLLMYLTFFALAVRALLTRHNEKGLR
- a CDS encoding ABC transporter permease, with product MRLVLLGTFIFLYAPIVTLVAFSFNDSRRNIVWRGFTFKYYEKAWNNSSLVESFANSLTIAFLSTLISVVLGTMTAILLWRFRFPGKAGYEGAMSLPIVIPEICMGVAMMAFFSRIGWPSGLPWPLNLGAITIAHISFSFPFVTVVVRARLASFNRELEEAAKDLGAGEWHAFKDILIPHMRPGLIAGALLAFTLSLDDFVITFFTSGPDTITFPIKIYSMIRFSVTPEVNAASAVLIAITLVMTTFALWFQSRSRGQSGGAAHG